Sequence from the Pontibacter pudoricolor genome:
AGACCTAATAGAATGGTAATAAGTGCCGAAATGCCCACGCTGCCTACGCCAAGTATAGCCACCAACATGCGCGACAATCGGGTGCCGAAAAGTATCAGTAGCAGTGCTCCCAGAAAAGGCAAAGCAGGAATAAGCCAGAGTAGATTTTCCATAGTCGGTTATCCTTTCATTAAGTTAGCGGCATCACTGTCCAGGGTTTTGAGCTGGTGATAGATCTGAAGTATAAGCGCGAGCCCCACCGATACTTCGGCAGCGGCCATAGTGAGTATAAAAATGAACATTACCTGCCCGTCGGGCTGCACCCATTTAGAGCCGGCAACTATAAAAGCCAGACCGGCAGCGTTTAGCATGATCTCGACAGAAATAAGCATGAAGATGATGTTGCGGCGGATAAGCACGCTGATCAGGCCCAGCATAAAAAGTACACCAGCCAGCATTAAAGCGGCTTCCATGTGTGCAGGTGTCATATGGCAGCGCTCCTTTCTTCTTTTGGTTGTAAAAACCGGTGCACCACTTTTTTCTTCTGCCGGCCTAAATGGTAAGCCCCAACTATACCAGCCATCAACAATATACCGCACAGCTGCACGCCCAGCATGTAAGGCCCGTACAACGACATGCCCACTAACCTGGCATCAACGGCTACCAACGCTTCGGTAGGTTGTGTATCCGGGGATATAATGATGTAGGACAGCTCGGATAGCAGCACCATTGAAAGTATGGCTGGGCCAACCCAAACCTTAGGAGTCAGCCATTCCTTTTCATGCTCTACATCTTCATGCGTCAGATTCAGCATCATGATCACGAAGATGATGAGTACCACTATAGCTCCTGCATAAATGATGATCTCAAGGGCAGCCATAAACGGAGCGCCCAGTGTGAAGAACACTACCGCCACCGCCAGGAAAGAAACCACTAAGTATAGCAACGCGTGGATGATGTTGTAGCGGGTTATCGTTAGGATGGTAGCGAGTGTGGCAACAGCTGCCGCTATGTAAAATGTCAGTTCCATGGCCTTAGGGGATTAAACTTTTAACATCAACTGGAGGGCGCTCATTTTCTGCTTCGCCCTTGTCTTTTCCGCCAATGGCCATGCCCGCCACTTTATAGTAGTTGTAGCCGTGGTATTTGCCCTGGCCGTTTATCAGCAGGTCTTTTTTCTCATACACCAGGTTCTGGCGGTTGTATTCTCCCATCTCAAAATCAGGTATAAGCTGGATGGCGTAAGTAGGGCAGGCTTCTTCGCAGTAACCACAGAAAATGCAGCGCGAGAAGTTAATCCGGAAAAACTCCGGGTAACGGCGGCCGTGTTCATCTTCGGTTGATTGCAGCGAGATACAGTCTACGGGGCAGGCTGCGGCGCACAGGTTGCAGGCTACACAACGTTCCCCACCATCCGGGTCGCGCGATAGCACAATGCGGCCGCGCCAACGGGTCGGAAGTATAGCTTTCTGCTCGGGGTACTGTATGGTGTCCCGCTTATGGAACGCATGCAGAAATGTGAGCCACATACTGCGCAACAAACTAAACATAGCTGCTCCTTTCTTTTAAGTACTCTTGTATTATATG
This genomic interval carries:
- the nuoK gene encoding NADH-quinone oxidoreductase subunit NuoK, whose translation is MTPAHMEAALMLAGVLFMLGLISVLIRRNIIFMLISVEIMLNAAGLAFIVAGSKWVQPDGQVMFIFILTMAAAEVSVGLALILQIYHQLKTLDSDAANLMKG
- the nuoI gene encoding NADH-quinone oxidoreductase subunit NuoI → MWLTFLHAFHKRDTIQYPEQKAILPTRWRGRIVLSRDPDGGERCVACNLCAAACPVDCISLQSTEDEHGRRYPEFFRINFSRCIFCGYCEEACPTYAIQLIPDFEMGEYNRQNLVYEKKDLLINGQGKYHGYNYYKVAGMAIGGKDKGEAENERPPVDVKSLIP
- the nuoJ gene encoding NADH-quinone oxidoreductase subunit J, with the protein product MELTFYIAAAVATLATILTITRYNIIHALLYLVVSFLAVAVVFFTLGAPFMAALEIIIYAGAIVVLIIFVIMMLNLTHEDVEHEKEWLTPKVWVGPAILSMVLLSELSYIIISPDTQPTEALVAVDARLVGMSLYGPYMLGVQLCGILLMAGIVGAYHLGRQKKKVVHRFLQPKEERSAAI